Genomic DNA from Peribacillus simplex:
TTGATGATGTAGCGGCTATATCAGCCATGCGTCATGCGCGAAGCAACGTCGTTACGGCATCAACTGATTCTGTCGATTTCCTGCACCCTATTCATGAAGGGAATGCCGTTTGCCTTGAAAGCTTCGTGACTTATACGGGCAGAACATCAATGGAAATCATCGTAAAGGTGATTGCAGAGGATTTAGTTACAGGAGATCGGAATTTATGCGTCATTTCTTTCTTGACATTTGTTGCCATTAATGAAGAAGGTAAACCAATTCCAGTCCCGCGTTTGGTTCCTGAAACAGAGATGGAAATGAATTTAAATGAATCAGCAAAACAACGGGCCCAAATAAGGAAAAAAAGAAGGGAAGATACACAGTTCATTGCAAGTACTTTCGGTGTGAAACTGCCATGGACCGATCAATCGAAGCCAGGATTATATAAATAAGATACGCATCTCTTTAGTCTTCTTATTGATGATTGAGACCGAATTCATTGTGATTTGGTCTTTTATTAATCGCCATTGGTTTTGTGAAAATCAGTACGCTCATTTTCAGC
This window encodes:
- a CDS encoding acyl-CoA thioesterase, with the translated sequence MEETKHCRDSLVIKTSLVLPPDTNNIGTMFGGKLMAYIDDVAAISAMRHARSNVVTASTDSVDFLHPIHEGNAVCLESFVTYTGRTSMEIIVKVIAEDLVTGDRNLCVISFLTFVAINEEGKPIPVPRLVPETEMEMNLNESAKQRAQIRKKRREDTQFIASTFGVKLPWTDQSKPGLYK